Proteins co-encoded in one Neofelis nebulosa isolate mNeoNeb1 chromosome 2, mNeoNeb1.pri, whole genome shotgun sequence genomic window:
- the LOC131493175 gene encoding putative small proline-rich protein 5, translating into MYKRWEGSGQPKPFDISTLQPLGKENLVVHQPRMSQQKQKQCAPPQQCCPPPQQCAPPPQQCAPPPQQCCPPPQQTKQPCQPPPKCKESYAPKCQQKCSPPQQCQKSKQK; encoded by the exons ATGTATAAAAGGTGGGAAGGCTCAGGGCAGCCCAAACCCTTTGACATCTCCACACTCCAGCCTCTTGGCAAAGAGAACTTGG ttGTGCATCAACCCAGAATGTctcagcagaagcagaagcagtgTGCTCCCCCCCAGCAATGCTGCCCTCCACCTCAGCAGtgtgctcccccaccccagcagtgtgctcccccaccccagcagtgCTGTCCTCCACCTCAGCAAACCAAGCAGCCTTGTCAGCCTCCACCCAAGTGCAAGGAGTCTTATGCGCCCAAGTGCCAACAGAAATGCTCACCCCCTCAGCAGTGCCAGAAGTCCAAGCAGAAGTAA